The proteins below are encoded in one region of Telopea speciosissima isolate NSW1024214 ecotype Mountain lineage chromosome 10, Tspe_v1, whole genome shotgun sequence:
- the LOC122643869 gene encoding uncharacterized protein LOC122643869 — protein MHMLAPFSITDDPDADVESLYSVDDDFSPDLLFVLENWEDEDLDTSSPESESDGFDPIYPMASPLSSPNPPKSPTFAITKTPLPQASLSISPTIWDRPIKVIGYFDTDIKEQLLLRCSAENHADFLTKCDHPLWQNPKFFIRLPFQKNEDANPTKASHSGMKPEHLTSAQQEVALLEAQGLIEKTSSPWACEAFYVNKRAEQKRDKLRLIINYQPLNAFLADDKFPLPTRPALLLQLSKAKIFSKFDLKAGFWQLGIHPDNRSKTGFCIPGGQFSPLVSRWLLLCFNKLCYRSMLLYKNKL, from the exons ATGCATATGCTCGCCCCCTTTTCCATCACTGATGATCCAGATGCAGATGTTGAATCCCTTTACTCTGTCGATGATGATTTCTCCCCGGACTTACTGTTTGTCCTTGAAAATTGGGAAGACGAAGACTTGGATACTTCCTCACCCGAatccgagtccgatggatttgaccccatctacccgatgGCCTCTCCTTTGTCCTCTCCTAACCCTCCTAAGTCACCAACTTTTGCAATCACCAAGACCCCACTTCCTCAAGCTagtctctccatctctcctacCATATGGGACCGCCCTATCAAAGTCATTGGCTACTTTGACACAG ATATTAAAGAACAATTGCTCCTCCGTTGCAGTGCTGAAAATCATGCAGACTTTCTCACCAAATGTGATCATCCCCTCTGGCAGAACCCAAAGTTCTTCATCCGTCTCCCTTTCCAAAAGAATGAAGATGCAAATCCTACCAAAGCCAGCCACTCTGGTATGAAGCCTGaacatctcaccagtgcacAACAAGAAGTTGCCCTCCTAGAAGCTCAAGGCCTCAtagagaagacatcttccccttgggcttgtgaagcCTTCTATGTGAATAAGAGAGCTGAACAGAAGCGTGACAAACTGAGACTTATAATCAACTATCAGCCCCTCAATGCATTTCTGGCTGACGACAAATTCCCATTACCTACAAGGCCTGCCCTTCTACTTCAACTTTCGAAGGCGAAGATAttcagcaagtttgatctcaaagcaGGATTTTGGCAGCTAGGAATTCATCCAGATAACAGGTCCAAAACCGGATTCTGCATTCCCGGTGGACAGTTCTCCCCTTTGGTCTCAAGGTGGCTCCTTCTCTGTTTCAACAAGCTATGCTACCGGTCTATGCTCCTATACAAGAACAAGCTTTGA